The Pseudomonas pergaminensis nucleotide sequence GGGCGTTGAAGCGCATGCGCGACCGCCTGGACCGCGTCAAAAAGCACGCCGACCCGCTGGCGGTGCTGGAAGCCGAGGCGATTGCGATCCACGAGAGTGATCGCGAAGCCAACCTGACCATGGCCCAGCTGGGCGTCGAGCTGATCCGCAAGCACCAAGGCAATGCCCAGGCCATCCTTACCCATGGTAATGCAGGCGCCCTGGCGACCGGCGGCGTGGGCACGGCGCTCGGGGTGATTCGAGCAGCTTACCTGGAAGGCATGGTCGAGCAGGTCTACGCCAATGAAACCCGGCCCTGGCTGCAGGGTTCGCGGCTGACCGCCTGGGAACTGGCGGGCGAGGGCATCCCGGTGACCGTGAATGCCGATTCGGCGGGTGCGCATATCCTCAAGACCAAAGGCGTGACCTGGGTGATCGTCGGCGCCGATTGCATTGCCGCCAATGGCGATGTGATCAGCAAGATCGGCACCTACCAACTGGCGGTGTGTGCGATGCACCACGGTGTGCGCTTCATGGTGGTGGCGCCGAGCTCGACCCTGGACATGATGATGGCCACTGGCGATGACGTGGCCCTGGAAGAGCGCGATGCCGGGGAACTGTTAAA carries:
- the mtnA gene encoding S-methyl-5-thioribose-1-phosphate isomerase — protein: MRDRLLAAEKVKAIDWRDGALYLLDQRALPSRESWVACVTVEDVAAAIRSMVVRGAPAIGISAAYGLVLAARERIGEGGDWQAAWEEDYALLADARPTASNLFWALKRMRDRLDRVKKHADPLAVLEAEAIAIHESDREANLTMAQLGVELIRKHQGNAQAILTHGNAGALATGGVGTALGVIRAAYLEGMVEQVYANETRPWLQGSRLTAWELAGEGIPVTVNADSAGAHILKTKGVTWVIVGADCIAANGDVISKIGTYQLAVCAMHHGVRFMVVAPSSTLDMMMATGDDVALEERDAGELLNVMGQRLEAAAFNPVFDVTPADLIDVIVTEKGVVERPDTAKLAKLMCRKRLH